One part of the Acetoanaerobium sticklandii genome encodes these proteins:
- the dxs gene encoding 1-deoxy-D-xylulose-5-phosphate synthase produces MYKYLDNINKPSDLKRLSLIEMDELAKEIRKFLIKSVSKTGGHLASNLGVVELTLALHSVYDTTKDKIVFDVGHQSYVHKLLTGRKEKFSTLRQYEGLSGFPKRKESVHDCFETGHSSTSISAGLGIALGRDFCKDKFKVVSVIGDGALTGGLALEGLNHLGSTNTDMLVILNDNDMSICENVGGLSNSLYNIRMTKAYRKFSKNMINFISSVPVVGVKATNAAVRIKDSLKHMVMPGAFFEEMGIKYFGPVDGHDYKSIVHALKELNNIEGPKILHVLTTKGKGYKYAQDNPSDYHGVSKFDIAKGVISSSQLTYSSVAGNTLNSIFERDSKSVAITAAMISGTGLDILFEKHSKRVIDVGIAEEHAVTLAAGLATSGIKPYFVVYSTFLQRAYDQILHDVALQDLPVTLLIDRAGLVGEDGETHHGVFDIGFLSTIPNLTIMSPRDLIELQDMIEFSHSYNHPLAIRYPRGKAVNLSSHVRDSRLMKWEWIYEETKIAIVAIGKMVETAIKIRESMALLGIKIAVVNARCIKPMDDLSIQKLSETMDYIFSLEDHVYSGGFSSKLKQKLFDSGYIGKFKSFSLPDEFIEHGNTEILLSKYGLDNNTIHKNIIECIRYNEGYEEIS; encoded by the coding sequence ATGTATAAATATCTTGATAATATAAATAAGCCTAGTGATTTAAAGAGATTATCTTTAATTGAAATGGATGAGCTAGCAAAAGAGATACGCAAATTTTTGATAAAATCTGTTTCAAAAACAGGTGGACATTTAGCATCTAACCTAGGTGTAGTTGAGTTGACGCTTGCTCTTCACAGTGTATATGATACAACTAAAGATAAGATAGTATTTGATGTAGGGCACCAATCATATGTCCATAAGTTACTTACTGGGAGAAAAGAAAAATTCTCAACCTTAAGGCAATATGAGGGTCTAAGTGGATTTCCTAAAAGAAAAGAAAGTGTACACGATTGTTTTGAAACTGGCCACAGTTCTACCTCTATTTCAGCTGGACTTGGAATTGCACTAGGAAGAGATTTTTGTAAAGATAAATTTAAAGTAGTTTCAGTAATAGGGGATGGAGCGCTAACAGGCGGGCTAGCTTTAGAGGGGCTAAACCATCTTGGCAGTACAAATACTGATATGTTAGTTATTTTAAATGATAATGATATGTCTATATGTGAGAATGTTGGAGGATTATCAAATTCTCTTTACAATATAAGAATGACAAAAGCTTATAGAAAATTCTCTAAAAACATGATTAATTTTATTAGCTCTGTACCTGTTGTAGGAGTAAAGGCTACAAATGCTGCAGTGAGGATTAAAGATAGCTTGAAGCATATGGTAATGCCAGGAGCTTTCTTTGAGGAAATGGGTATAAAATATTTTGGTCCAGTAGATGGACATGATTATAAATCAATTGTACATGCTTTGAAGGAGTTAAATAATATAGAAGGACCTAAAATTCTTCATGTTTTAACTACGAAAGGAAAAGGGTATAAATATGCACAAGATAATCCAAGTGACTATCATGGTGTAAGCAAATTTGATATAGCAAAGGGAGTAATCTCAAGTTCTCAGCTTACATATTCAAGTGTAGCAGGAAATACACTAAATAGTATTTTTGAAAGAGATTCAAAAAGCGTTGCTATTACAGCGGCTATGATCAGTGGTACTGGACTTGATATATTATTTGAAAAACATTCTAAACGAGTGATTGATGTAGGGATTGCTGAAGAGCATGCTGTGACTTTGGCTGCTGGACTAGCAACCTCTGGGATAAAGCCATATTTTGTAGTTTATTCGACATTTTTGCAAAGGGCCTATGATCAAATTTTACACGATGTGGCTTTGCAAGATTTGCCTGTTACATTATTGATTGATAGAGCAGGATTAGTGGGAGAAGATGGAGAAACTCATCATGGGGTTTTTGATATTGGCTTTCTTTCGACTATACCTAATCTCACAATTATGTCGCCTCGAGATTTAATAGAGCTTCAAGATATGATAGAGTTTTCGCATTCATATAATCATCCTCTTGCTATAAGATATCCAAGAGGCAAAGCTGTGAATCTGAGTAGCCATGTTAGAGATTCAAGATTAATGAAGTGGGAATGGATTTATGAAGAAACCAAAATAGCAATTGTGGCTATTGGTAAAATGGTAGAAACTGCTATAAAAATAAGAGAAAGCATGGCTTTATTAGGAATTAAAATTGCTGTAGTAAATGCTAGATGCATAAAGCCGATGGATGATTTAAGTATTCAAAAATTATCAGAAACGATGGACTATATATTTTCACTTGAAGATCATGTTTATTCAGGTGGTTTTAGCTCAAAGTTAAAACAAAAGCTTTTCGATAGTGGATATATAGGAAAATTTAAGTCTTTTTCATTACCAGATGAGTTTATTGAACATGGGAACACTGAAATATTGCTATCAAAATATGGATTAGACAATAATACTATACACAAAAATATAATTGAGTGCATAAGATATAATGAAGGTTATGAGGAAATTTCATGA
- a CDS encoding polyprenyl synthetase family protein, whose translation MNFKELMEFDKQIVEKYMDELLSINVIYEKKLIESMKYSVQAGGKRLRPILFLETIKLLNKNPFDFIEIACAIEMIHTYSLIHDDLPAMDNDSLRRGKPTNHVVFGEATAILAGDGLLNLAHEIMIAFVSKKLTKNNINGINIISKAAGINGMIAGQAVDIESEGKSIDIDTMKFIHSNKTGALIEASIVAAAVMSDADDTRIAALKTYAKYIGLAFQITDDILDIEGNEAELGKKIGSDELNDKATYPKYFGLEKSKEYAKNTITNAIESLNVFEPREKTFFVELADYIICRKK comes from the coding sequence ATGAATTTCAAGGAATTAATGGAATTTGATAAGCAAATTGTAGAAAAGTATATGGATGAACTTTTATCTATAAATGTTATTTACGAAAAAAAATTAATTGAATCAATGAAATATAGTGTACAAGCAGGTGGAAAAAGGTTAAGGCCAATTCTATTTTTGGAAACTATAAAATTATTAAATAAAAATCCTTTTGATTTTATAGAAATAGCATGTGCTATAGAGATGATTCACACCTACTCCTTGATTCACGATGATTTGCCAGCCATGGATAATGATTCGCTTCGAAGAGGAAAGCCGACGAATCATGTGGTATTTGGCGAAGCTACTGCCATATTAGCTGGAGATGGGCTTTTAAATTTAGCTCATGAAATTATGATAGCTTTTGTATCAAAAAAATTGACTAAGAATAATATAAATGGGATAAATATAATTTCAAAAGCTGCAGGGATTAATGGAATGATTGCAGGTCAAGCGGTTGATATAGAGTCTGAAGGAAAAAGTATTGATATTGACACAATGAAATTTATACACAGCAATAAAACAGGTGCTTTAATTGAAGCCTCAATTGTTGCAGCAGCCGTCATGTCAGACGCAGATGATACAAGGATAGCTGCTCTAAAGACTTATGCGAAATATATTGGCTTAGCATTTCAAATTACTGATGACATACTTGATATAGAAGGAAATGAAGCCGAATTAGGGAAAAAAATTGGCAGTGATGAGCTAAATGATAAAGCAACCTATCCTAAATATTTTGGATTAGAGAAATCGAAGGAATATGCTAAAAATACGATAACAAATGCTATTGAAAGCTTAAATGTATTTGAACCTAGAGAAAAAACATTTTTCGTAGAATTAGCGGATTATATAATTTGTAGAAAAAAATAG
- the xseB gene encoding exodeoxyribonuclease VII small subunit, translating into MKQLETITKELESNSLNLEESLKKYEEGIRIYKQCHDIINSAELKIKVLNDDNCDGGI; encoded by the coding sequence ATGAAACAGTTGGAAACTATAACCAAGGAATTAGAAAGTAACTCCCTCAATCTTGAAGAAAGTCTAAAAAAATATGAAGAAGGTATTCGAATATATAAGCAATGTCATGATATAATAAATAGTGCAGAGTTAAAAATTAAAGTACTTAATGACGATAATTGTGATGGAGGCATCTAA
- a CDS encoding divergent PAP2 family protein, with amino-acid sequence MNFFNGIIHNQVFIACFLAWFIAQLIKVVLTYFFENRFDASRFVGSGGMPSSHTSFVTSLATAVGLVSGYESSEFALSLVLALVVMYDAAGVRRSVGKQAQILNAIIDDFQKHRKDPLNEERLKELIGHTPIEVFAGAILGILIAHLVV; translated from the coding sequence TTGAATTTTTTTAATGGAATAATTCATAATCAAGTTTTTATAGCTTGTTTTTTAGCTTGGTTTATAGCTCAATTGATTAAGGTTGTACTCACCTATTTTTTTGAAAACAGATTCGATGCTTCTAGATTTGTTGGGTCAGGAGGTATGCCTAGTTCTCATACTTCATTTGTTACTAGCTTAGCAACTGCAGTAGGTTTAGTTTCTGGATACGAATCTTCTGAGTTTGCACTTTCGCTAGTCCTTGCACTTGTAGTAATGTATGATGCTGCGGGAGTAAGACGATCAGTAGGAAAACAAGCTCAAATACTAAATGCAATTATTGATGATTTTCAAAAACATAGAAAAGATCCTCTAAATGAAGAGAGATTAAAAGAACTGATTGGACATACACCGATAGAAGTATTTGCTGGGGCTATCTTAGGTATTTTGATTGCACATTTAGTAGTTTAA
- a CDS encoding TlyA family RNA methyltransferase, which translates to MKKRLDILLVEKNICLTREKAKRNIMAGNVYVNNLVCDKAGTLIDEDANINLKSEALKYVSRGGLKLEKAIADFDIDLKNKVCIDIGASTGGFTDCMLQNGAQKVYSIDVGYGQLDWKLRNDSRVVCMERTNFRYIDTNLFENENVNFASIDVSFISLKIILPVLVKIISKEQFDIIALIKPQFEAGREEVKKNGVVKDASVHKRVIQEILMFAQGIGLEAQNLAYSPITGPKGNIEFLVHFKASCENNKDIDIDDVVGMAHNQLL; encoded by the coding sequence ATGAAAAAAAGATTAGATATATTATTAGTTGAAAAAAATATATGTTTGACTAGAGAAAAAGCAAAGCGAAATATAATGGCTGGAAATGTATATGTAAATAATTTAGTTTGTGATAAGGCTGGAACTTTAATAGATGAAGATGCAAATATAAATCTAAAATCTGAAGCATTGAAGTATGTAAGCAGAGGTGGATTAAAGCTTGAAAAAGCTATTGCTGATTTTGACATCGACTTAAAAAACAAGGTGTGTATAGATATAGGTGCTTCAACGGGAGGATTTACGGATTGTATGCTTCAAAATGGAGCGCAAAAAGTCTATTCGATTGATGTAGGTTATGGTCAGCTAGATTGGAAACTTAGAAATGACTCTAGAGTAGTTTGTATGGAAAGGACTAATTTTAGATATATAGACACTAATTTATTTGAAAATGAAAATGTTAATTTTGCAAGTATAGATGTATCTTTTATTTCACTAAAAATAATTCTACCTGTCTTAGTGAAGATAATATCAAAAGAACAATTTGATATTATAGCTTTAATAAAACCCCAGTTTGAAGCAGGAAGAGAAGAAGTTAAAAAAAATGGAGTAGTAAAAGATGCTTCAGTCCATAAAAGAGTCATACAAGAAATATTGATGTTCGCTCAAGGGATTGGGCTTGAAGCGCAAAATCTAGCTTACTCACCTATTACTGGACCTAAAGGAAATATTGAGTTTTTAGTACATTTTAAAGCTAGTTGTGAAAATAATAAGGATATTGATATTGATGATGTAGTAGGTATGGCGCATAACCAATTACTATAA